In a genomic window of Candidatus Competibacteraceae bacterium:
- a CDS encoding glutamate synthase subunit beta, with the protein MGKPTGFLEIVRREHGYAPVAERVTHFRDFIAPLPESGVSEQAARCMDCGIPYCHRGCPVHNIIPDWNDLVYRGNWRQALDVLHSTNNFPEFTGRICPAPCEASCTLNFNDHPVTIKDIECAIIDKGWAEGWVQPQIASHRSGKRVAVIGSGPAGLACAQQLARAGHAVVVFEKNDRIGGLLRYGIPDFKLETWLIDRRLAQLRAEGVEFRPNSHVGAEIPARALLAEFDALVLSGGAEHPRDLSGPGRELRGIHFAMDFLSQQNRRVAGAKIAGEDILATDKAVVVIGGGDTGSDCVGTSIRQGAGSVTQLEIMPKPPLHENKLLTWPDWPLKLRTSSSHEEGCERDWAVATKQFLGQDGQVTAIQIVRLEWKEQNGRQVMVEVPDSAFELKADLVLLAMGFIHPIQEGMLKELGVALDDRGNVAAGTDEYQTSVNKIFAAGDMRRGQSLVVWAIREGRQCARAVDEYLMGSSELPL; encoded by the coding sequence ATGGGCAAACCGACGGGTTTTCTGGAAATCGTCCGCCGCGAGCACGGTTATGCGCCGGTCGCCGAGCGGGTCACCCACTTTCGCGACTTCATCGCGCCCTTGCCGGAATCGGGTGTTAGCGAACAGGCCGCGCGCTGCATGGATTGTGGCATCCCCTACTGCCATCGCGGCTGTCCGGTCCACAACATCATCCCCGACTGGAACGATCTGGTGTATCGCGGCAACTGGCGGCAGGCGTTGGACGTTTTGCACTCCACCAACAATTTCCCCGAATTTACCGGCCGGATTTGTCCGGCGCCGTGCGAAGCCTCCTGCACCCTCAACTTCAACGATCATCCGGTGACCATCAAGGACATCGAATGCGCCATCATCGACAAGGGCTGGGCGGAAGGCTGGGTCCAGCCCCAGATCGCCTCGCACAGGAGCGGCAAGCGGGTCGCGGTGATCGGCTCCGGTCCCGCCGGCTTGGCCTGCGCCCAGCAACTGGCGCGAGCCGGACACGCCGTGGTGGTCTTCGAAAAGAACGACCGCATCGGCGGCCTGCTCCGTTACGGCATTCCCGACTTCAAGCTGGAAACGTGGTTGATCGACCGCCGGCTGGCGCAACTGCGGGCCGAAGGCGTGGAATTTCGTCCCAACAGTCACGTCGGCGCTGAGATTCCAGCCCGCGCCCTGCTGGCTGAATTTGACGCCCTGGTGCTTTCCGGCGGCGCGGAGCACCCGCGCGATCTGAGCGGGCCGGGGCGCGAACTGCGCGGCATCCATTTCGCCATGGATTTTCTGAGCCAGCAGAACCGCCGGGTGGCGGGCGCAAAAATAGCCGGCGAGGATATTTTGGCGACCGACAAGGCGGTGGTGGTCATCGGTGGCGGCGACACCGGCTCCGACTGCGTCGGCACCTCGATCCGTCAGGGCGCGGGTTCGGTGACCCAGTTAGAGATCATGCCCAAGCCGCCGCTGCACGAAAACAAGCTGCTGACCTGGCCGGATTGGCCGTTGAAACTGCGGACCTCCTCATCCCACGAGGAAGGCTGCGAGCGCGACTGGGCAGTTGCCACCAAACAGTTTCTCGGCCAGGACGGCCAAGTGACAGCGATCCAAATCGTGCGGCTGGAATGGAAGGAGCAAAATGGCCGGCAGGTCATGGTCGAGGTGCCAGACAGCGCATTTGAGCTCAAGGCCGATCTGGTGTTGCTGGCGATGGGCTTCATCCATCCGATCCAGGAAGGGATGCTGAAGGAGCTGGGCGTAGCTCTGGACGACCGAGGCAACGTCGCCGCCGGCACCGACGAATATCAGACCTCGGTCAACAAAATCTTTGCCGCCGGCGACATGCGCCGAGGCCAATCGCTGGTGGTCTGGGCCATTCGCGAGGGCCGGCAATGCGCCCGCGCCGTGGATGAATACCTGATGGGAAGTTCCGAGCTGCCGCTTTGA
- the thiM gene encoding hydroxyethylthiazole kinase → MSLTAETIWKLLTAVRERRPLVHNITNFVVMNNTANALLALGASPAMVHSSDEVEDFVAISQALVVNIGTLYSEQIAAAKLAAITARAQGIPWILDPVGAGATPYRRAAAEALARLGPTVIRGNGSEILALAAGQAGRGKGVDSLDSAAAALDGARQVAAGAGAAVAITGAVDYVTDGQRVTTIENGHPLMARVTGLGCSATAVIGAFLAVERDAFTAAAAGLAVFGVAGEVAAERSPGPGSLQVALLDALYGLDETRFIRQCRCREITP, encoded by the coding sequence ATGAGCCTGACCGCCGAGACCATTTGGAAGCTGCTGACCGCCGTACGAGAACGACGGCCGCTGGTGCACAACATCACCAATTTCGTGGTGATGAACAATACCGCGAACGCTTTACTGGCGCTGGGCGCGTCGCCGGCGATGGTGCATTCCAGCGACGAGGTAGAGGATTTCGTCGCCATCAGTCAAGCGCTGGTCGTCAATATCGGCACGCTGTATTCGGAGCAGATCGCGGCGGCTAAACTGGCGGCCATCACGGCTCGGGCCCAGGGCATCCCCTGGATTCTCGATCCGGTCGGCGCGGGCGCGACGCCGTACCGGCGAGCGGCGGCCGAGGCTTTGGCGCGATTGGGGCCGACCGTGATCCGGGGCAACGGTTCGGAAATCCTGGCCCTGGCGGCGGGACAGGCCGGACGCGGCAAAGGTGTGGACAGCCTAGATAGCGCGGCGGCGGCGCTGGACGGGGCGCGGCAAGTGGCCGCTGGCGCTGGAGCGGCGGTCGCGATCACGGGCGCGGTGGACTATGTGACCGACGGCCAACGCGTCACGACCATCGAGAACGGCCATCCCCTGATGGCGCGGGTGACCGGTTTGGGGTGCTCGGCGACGGCGGTCATCGGGGCGTTTCTGGCTGTGGAACGGGACGCTTTCACAGCGGCGGCGGCGGGTCTGGCGGTCTTTGGCGTCGCCGGAGAAGTCGCGGCGGAACGATCGCCGGGACCGGGAAGCTTACAAGTCGCGCTGCTGGATGCGCTGTATGGATTGGATGAGACTCGCTTCATCAGACAATGCCGCTGTCGGGAAATCACCCCCTGA
- a CDS encoding GMP reductase produces the protein MRIEADLKLGFRDVLIRPKRSTLGSRSQVSLERTFKFRHSGRTWTGIPIMAANMDSVGTFAMAMALARQGLFTAVRKHYSPEEWEAFSAALPEQGQLMHVAVSTGILDSDLAKLERILARRPELSFICMDVANGYSEYFVEQITKVRQRHPDKIIMAGNVVTGEMVEQLLLSGADVVKVGIGPGSVCTTRVKTGVGYPQLSAIIECADAAHGLSGQIISDGGCTCAGDVAKAFGAGADFVMLGGMLAGHDEGGGELLERDGQRFVEFYGMSSRTAMEKYSGGVAEYRASEGKTVTVPYRGPVAETIKDILGGLRSACTYVGAGQLKELTKRTTFVRVAEQHNPIFDA, from the coding sequence ATGCGCATTGAAGCCGATCTGAAACTGGGCTTCAGGGATGTATTGATCCGGCCCAAGCGCTCGACGCTCGGCAGCCGCTCGCAAGTGAGCCTGGAGCGGACCTTCAAGTTCCGCCACAGCGGCCGGACCTGGACCGGTATCCCGATCATGGCGGCCAACATGGACAGCGTCGGCACCTTCGCCATGGCCATGGCGCTGGCCCGACAAGGATTGTTCACGGCGGTGCGCAAGCATTATTCACCAGAGGAATGGGAAGCCTTCAGCGCCGCGCTGCCGGAGCAGGGTCAGCTGATGCATGTGGCGGTCAGCACCGGCATCCTCGACAGCGATCTGGCCAAGCTGGAGCGGATCCTGGCGCGTCGGCCGGAGCTGTCGTTCATTTGCATGGACGTGGCGAACGGTTATTCCGAATATTTCGTCGAACAGATCACCAAGGTGCGGCAACGCCATCCCGATAAGATCATCATGGCCGGCAACGTGGTCACCGGCGAGATGGTCGAGCAGTTGCTGCTGTCGGGCGCCGATGTCGTCAAGGTCGGGATCGGGCCGGGTTCGGTGTGTACGACCCGCGTGAAAACCGGGGTCGGTTACCCGCAGCTGTCGGCGATCATCGAATGCGCCGACGCGGCTCACGGTTTGTCCGGGCAGATCATTTCAGACGGCGGTTGCACCTGTGCCGGCGATGTAGCCAAGGCGTTTGGGGCCGGGGCGGATTTCGTGATGTTGGGCGGGATGCTGGCGGGCCACGACGAGGGCGGCGGCGAACTGCTGGAGCGCGATGGTCAGCGGTTCGTGGAATTTTACGGCATGAGCTCCCGCACGGCGATGGAAAAGTACAGCGGCGGCGTGGCGGAATACCGCGCCTCGGAAGGGAAAACCGTGACCGTTCCCTATCGTGGGCCGGTCGCGGAAACGATCAAGGACATCCTGGGCGGACTGCGCTCGGCCTGCACGTATGTGGGAGCGGGCCAGCTGAAGGAACTGACCAAGCGCACCACCTTCGTGCGGGTGGCCGAACAACACAATCCGATCTTCGACGCCTGA
- the malQ gene encoding 4-alpha-glucanotransferase, which produces MSQGSPAERRRAGLLLHPTSLPGGYDNGDLGPEAYRFVEFMAACGFTVWQTLPLAPPHADLSPYSAQSVHAGNPRLIALEPLVEAGWLQPDGGPSEGEDGWTYRQRRLSEARQGFQQADRARGEYEAFVRERRDWLEDYALYQAIRAAHGQAAWFDWPRELRDRHQDALAAMRRQFAETVAQCQFEQFLFYRQWAALKQYANERGILIFGDIPLFVGYDSADVWARRDCFLLDAEGRPEVVAGVPPDYFSATGQLWGNPHYAWAAMRADGFQWWKERIRTQLTQFDLLRIDHFRGLESYWEIPADAETAVAGQWREAPGDELFQALRAEFGRLPLVAEDLGIITPAVEALRDKHGLPGMKVLHFAFGGDAENPYLPHHHVSNSVVYTGTHDNNTTLGWLEELDEPTRNHMFDYLGGGPAQMPERLVRTALASVARLAVVPMQDVLALGGADRMNQPGVAEGNWRWRFRWDQVEPRLAGHYRHLLTLYGRI; this is translated from the coding sequence ATGAGCCAAGGCTCGCCAGCAGAAAGGCGGCGCGCGGGTTTGCTGCTGCACCCGACCTCGCTTCCCGGCGGTTACGACAACGGCGATTTGGGACCGGAAGCTTACCGCTTCGTGGAATTCATGGCCGCCTGCGGTTTTACGGTCTGGCAGACGTTGCCTCTCGCGCCGCCGCACGCTGATCTATCGCCCTATTCGGCGCAATCGGTCCATGCCGGCAACCCGCGGCTGATCGCTCTGGAGCCGTTGGTCGAGGCGGGCTGGCTTCAGCCGGACGGCGGTCCTAGCGAGGGCGAGGACGGCTGGACCTACCGGCAACGACGCTTGAGCGAGGCCCGTCAAGGCTTCCAACAAGCGGATCGGGCGCGAGGCGAGTATGAAGCATTCGTGCGGGAGCGGCGGGATTGGCTGGAGGATTACGCGCTGTATCAGGCGATCCGCGCGGCCCACGGTCAGGCCGCTTGGTTCGACTGGCCGCGCGAACTGCGCGACCGACACCAGGATGCGCTGGCGGCGATGCGGCGGCAGTTTGCCGAGACCGTGGCGCAATGCCAGTTCGAGCAATTTCTGTTTTACCGGCAGTGGGCGGCGCTCAAGCAGTACGCCAACGAGCGCGGTATTCTGATTTTCGGCGATATTCCTTTGTTCGTCGGCTACGACAGCGCCGACGTTTGGGCGCGGCGCGATTGCTTTTTACTGGATGCGGAGGGACGGCCGGAGGTGGTGGCCGGCGTGCCACCGGATTATTTTTCGGCCACCGGCCAATTGTGGGGCAACCCGCATTATGCGTGGGCGGCGATGCGCGCCGACGGCTTTCAGTGGTGGAAGGAACGCATTCGCACGCAATTGACGCAGTTCGATCTATTGAGGATCGATCATTTCCGGGGTTTGGAGTCGTACTGGGAAATCCCGGCCGACGCCGAAACCGCCGTGGCGGGACAGTGGCGGGAAGCACCAGGCGATGAGTTGTTCCAAGCGCTGCGCGCGGAGTTCGGCCGCTTGCCGCTGGTGGCGGAAGACCTTGGCATCATCACGCCGGCGGTCGAGGCGCTGCGCGACAAACACGGCCTGCCGGGCATGAAAGTACTGCATTTCGCCTTCGGGGGCGACGCGGAAAATCCGTACCTGCCGCACCATCACGTCAGTAATTCGGTGGTCTATACCGGCACCCACGACAACAACACCACGCTGGGTTGGCTGGAGGAGTTAGACGAGCCGACCCGCAATCATATGTTCGATTATCTGGGCGGCGGTCCGGCACAAATGCCTGAACGGCTGGTCCGAACGGCATTGGCTTCAGTGGCGCGGCTGGCGGTGGTGCCGATGCAGGACGTGCTGGCGCTCGGCGGCGCGGACCGCATGAACCAGCCGGGCGTGGCCGAGGGGAACTGGCGCTGGCGGTTCCGCTGGGATCAGGTCGAACCGCGGCTGGCGGGTCATTACCGGCATCTACTGACGCTGTACGGTCGGATTTGA
- the glgC gene encoding glucose-1-phosphate adenylyltransferase gives MSAATTSRFVSRLTRKTLVLILAGGRGSRLKHLTQWRAKPATPFGGKYRIIDFPLSNCINSGIRRVCVLTQYKAHSLIQHIQRGWGFLRGEFGEFVELLPAQQRTDDASWYRGTADAVYQNMDIIRLHEPEFVLILSGDQIYRMDYGPLLARHVESKADVTVGAVEVPRERAREFGVLTVNEANEVIRFTEKPKEPETLPGQDDVALASMGIYVFNTDFLFERLSEDADSAQSSHDFAKDILPPLIGNRRIVSYPFRDVQTKAQSYWRDVGTVDAFWEANMELVEVDPHLNLYDEHWPIWTYLDLAPPAKFVFDDEGRRGMAVDSMVAEGCIISGGYVNHSLLFLGVRVHSYVQLRDSVVLPGVDIGRYSQLSKVIIDRGCVIPPGTVVGEHPEEDARRFHRTEKGVVLITREMLGQELPRRR, from the coding sequence ATGAGCGCCGCCACCACCTCACGTTTCGTCAGCCGACTGACTCGGAAAACTCTCGTACTCATCTTGGCGGGAGGCCGCGGCAGCCGGCTCAAACATCTCACGCAGTGGCGCGCCAAACCGGCGACGCCGTTCGGCGGGAAATATCGAATCATCGATTTTCCGTTATCCAACTGCATCAATTCGGGAATCCGGCGGGTTTGCGTGCTGACCCAGTATAAAGCGCATTCCCTGATCCAGCACATCCAGCGTGGTTGGGGGTTCCTGCGGGGTGAATTCGGCGAATTCGTGGAACTGCTGCCCGCCCAGCAGCGCACCGATGACGCGTCATGGTATCGAGGCACCGCCGATGCCGTTTATCAAAACATGGATATCATCCGCCTGCACGAGCCGGAGTTCGTGTTGATCCTATCCGGCGATCAAATTTACCGGATGGATTATGGTCCCCTGCTGGCGCGCCACGTCGAAAGCAAGGCGGATGTCACGGTGGGGGCAGTCGAGGTTCCGCGCGAGCGAGCGCGGGAATTTGGGGTGCTGACGGTCAACGAAGCCAACGAAGTCATTCGGTTTACGGAAAAACCCAAGGAACCGGAAACGCTGCCCGGTCAGGATGATGTGGCGCTGGCGTCGATGGGGATTTACGTCTTCAACACCGACTTCCTCTTCGAACGCTTGAGCGAGGACGCCGACTCGGCGCAGTCCAGCCACGATTTCGCCAAGGATATCCTGCCGCCGCTGATCGGCAACCGCCGCATCGTGAGCTATCCTTTTCGCGACGTGCAAACCAAGGCGCAGAGCTACTGGCGAGACGTGGGAACCGTCGACGCCTTCTGGGAAGCGAACATGGAATTGGTCGAGGTCGACCCGCATTTGAATCTGTACGACGAACACTGGCCGATCTGGACCTATCTGGATCTGGCGCCTCCGGCCAAGTTCGTGTTCGACGATGAAGGGCGTCGGGGCATGGCGGTGGATTCCATGGTGGCGGAGGGTTGCATTATTTCCGGCGGTTACGTCAATCATTCGCTACTCTTCCTAGGGGTTCGAGTCCATTCCTACGTGCAACTACGGGACTCGGTAGTGCTGCCGGGCGTCGACATCGGCCGCTACTCCCAGCTCAGCAAGGTCATCATCGACCGAGGGTGCGTGATTCCGCCCGGCACGGTGGTCGGCGAGCATCCCGAAGAAGACGCGCGCCGCTTTCACCGCACCGAAAAGGGCGTGGTTCTCATCACGCGCGAAATGCTGGGACAGGAATTGCCGCGCCGACGCTAG
- the glgB gene encoding 1,4-alpha-glucan branching protein GlgB: MTDSELGGASPTPARTASEQIIADAVLLGEGRHPDPFRVLGRHGRAERIAIRAFWPGARQVYLVDIGQPLQRVAETDLFEWQGKVSALAPHYQLAWTTADGRQFAMHDPYSFAPQLTLYDLHLFNEGRHLHAYRMMGAHPRWVDGIAGVLFSVWAPNAERVSVVGDFNAWQGLCHPLRRRGHVWELFVPGLTAGLRYQFEIRVRETGALLRKSDPYGRLFERRPEVCSIVADNTAYSWRDESWMLRRRHQKWSQTPLSVYEVHLASWQRDGTGDYLSYQELARRLVAYVSSLGFTHIELMPVTEHPLDASWGYQTTGYFAPTSRHGAANDFRWFVDYCHQAGIGVILDWVPGHFPKDVHGLACFDGTCLYEYEDPTRREHRGWGTLVFNYNRTQVKNFLLASACFWLEEYHLDGLRVDAVASMLYLDYARDSGEWRPNPFGGNENLEAAVFLRELNEFIHRRFQGVLMIAEESTAWPLVTRPSWMGGLGFGMKWNMGWMHDTLEYLTLDPALRRHHQELLTFGLLYAFTENFMLPLSHDEVVHGKGSLLARMPGDRRQRFANLRLLYLYLWTYPGKKFLFMGNEFAQEQEWDFAGVLDWPLLEQRECRGVQTLICDLNGLYRSLASLHACEFFQEGFEWLDCHDPAQSVIVYLRRSGEHQAVIIFNFAATARLGYRVGVPLPGLYKEVLNSDAAQYGGGGGINGEICALPVFHMGQPCSLLVNLPPLTGLVLTPVQFEIFEGGNDG, from the coding sequence ATGACGGACTCCGAACTCGGCGGCGCTAGCCCGACGCCAGCGCGAACAGCCAGCGAACAGATCATCGCTGACGCCGTTTTGTTGGGGGAGGGACGCCACCCCGATCCCTTTAGAGTGCTCGGTCGCCACGGCCGCGCGGAGCGGATCGCCATTCGTGCGTTTTGGCCGGGTGCCCGGCAGGTTTATCTGGTCGATATCGGCCAACCCCTGCAACGCGTGGCGGAAACCGATCTGTTTGAATGGCAAGGCAAGGTGAGTGCCTTGGCCCCGCATTACCAACTGGCCTGGACCACCGCCGATGGCCGTCAGTTCGCGATGCACGATCCTTACTCCTTCGCACCCCAGTTGACCCTGTATGATCTGCATTTGTTCAACGAGGGTCGCCACCTCCACGCCTACCGGATGATGGGGGCCCATCCGCGCTGGGTGGATGGCATCGCCGGCGTTCTGTTCTCGGTCTGGGCTCCCAACGCCGAACGGGTCAGCGTGGTGGGCGATTTCAACGCTTGGCAGGGTCTTTGCCATCCCCTGCGCCGGCGCGGCCATGTTTGGGAGTTGTTCGTTCCCGGTTTGACGGCGGGGCTGCGCTACCAGTTCGAAATCCGCGTCCGGGAAACCGGTGCTTTGTTGCGCAAAAGCGATCCTTACGGCCGCCTGTTCGAACGGCGGCCGGAGGTTTGCTCGATCGTCGCCGACAATACCGCCTATTCGTGGCGGGATGAAAGTTGGATGCTGCGCCGGCGCCATCAAAAATGGTCGCAGACGCCGCTTTCCGTCTACGAGGTTCACTTGGCCTCATGGCAGCGGGATGGCACCGGCGATTATCTCTCCTATCAGGAGTTGGCCCGACGGCTGGTCGCTTACGTCAGTTCGCTGGGCTTCACCCACATCGAGCTGATGCCGGTCACCGAGCATCCGTTGGACGCCTCTTGGGGCTATCAGACCACCGGCTACTTCGCGCCGACCAGCCGCCACGGCGCGGCGAACGATTTTCGCTGGTTTGTGGATTACTGCCACCAGGCGGGTATCGGTGTCATTCTGGATTGGGTGCCCGGCCATTTCCCCAAGGATGTCCACGGTCTGGCCTGCTTCGATGGCACCTGCCTCTACGAATATGAAGACCCGACCCGGCGCGAGCATCGCGGTTGGGGCACGCTGGTCTTCAATTACAACCGCACTCAGGTGAAGAATTTCTTGCTGGCAAGCGCTTGTTTTTGGCTGGAGGAATACCACCTGGACGGCCTGCGGGTGGATGCCGTCGCCTCCATGCTGTATTTGGATTACGCCCGCGATTCCGGCGAGTGGCGGCCCAATCCCTTCGGTGGCAATGAGAATCTGGAAGCGGCCGTCTTCTTGCGCGAGCTGAATGAGTTCATTCATCGCCGCTTTCAAGGCGTGCTGATGATCGCCGAAGAATCCACCGCTTGGCCGTTGGTGACCCGGCCTTCCTGGATGGGGGGACTCGGCTTTGGGATGAAATGGAACATGGGCTGGATGCATGACACTCTGGAATATCTGACCCTCGATCCCGCCTTGCGCCGCCATCATCAGGAATTGCTGACTTTTGGGCTTCTTTACGCGTTTACCGAGAATTTCATGCTGCCGCTGTCTCACGATGAGGTGGTCCATGGCAAAGGATCGCTGCTGGCGCGGATGCCGGGAGACCGGCGCCAGCGCTTTGCGAACCTGCGGCTGCTTTATTTGTATCTGTGGACCTACCCTGGAAAGAAATTTCTGTTCATGGGTAACGAATTTGCTCAAGAACAGGAATGGGATTTTGCCGGAGTGCTGGATTGGCCTTTGCTGGAACAAAGGGAATGTCGCGGCGTTCAGACGCTGATCTGCGATCTTAATGGCCTGTACCGGTCTCTGGCTAGCTTGCACGCCTGCGAATTTTTCCAGGAAGGCTTCGAATGGCTGGATTGCCACGATCCCGCTCAGTCGGTGATCGTCTACCTGCGCCGGAGTGGCGAGCACCAGGCCGTGATCATTTTCAATTTCGCCGCCACCGCCCGCCTCGGCTATCGCGTGGGTGTGCCGCTGCCCGGACTCTACAAGGAAGTGTTGAATTCCGATGCGGCCCAATACGGAGGTGGCGGCGGAATCAATGGCGAAATCTGCGCCCTCCCGGTTTTTCATATGGGGCAACCTTGCTCCTTACTGGTGAACTTGCCTCCCCTGACCGGGCTGGTGTTGACCCCTGTTCAGTTCGAGATTTTCGAGGGGGGTAATGATGGTTGA